Proteins co-encoded in one Nicotiana sylvestris chromosome 7, ASM39365v2, whole genome shotgun sequence genomic window:
- the LOC104211197 gene encoding calcium-binding protein PBP1-like codes for MVAAAHEENPFGFQDYFPSMMERLGAEGFMRELCNGFCLLMDVSIGLITYESLKRNTILLGLHDLRDDELICMLTEGDLDGDGALNQMEFCILMFRLSPGLMDGSKQYMDDLGLIDFQP; via the coding sequence ATGGTAGCTGCTGCTCATGAAGAAAACCCTTTCGGTTTCCAAGACTATTTTCCTTCAATGATGGAAAGACTTGGAGCTGAAGGTTTTATGAGGGAGCTTTGCAATGGATTTTGCTTGCTAATGGATGTGAGTATAGGGCTTATAACTTATGAGAGTTTGAAAAGAAACACTATATTGCTTGGTTTGCATGATCTTAGAGATGATGAGTTAATTTGCATGTTAACTGAAGGAGATTTGGATGGGGATGGAGCTCTTAATCAAATGGAGTTTTGTATCCTTATGTTTAGATTGAGTCCTGGTTTGATGGATGGATCCAAGCAATATATGGATGACTTGGGTCTTATTGATTTCCAACCCTAA